TCCATTTCGAGAAGGTCAACACTTTGGCTATCGGTGGACTGCAATCGTAAGTTTTCATCACGCAGTACTTCGTTGCGTTTCATCGCTTCTGAGTACTTTTCGTATTGTTGAAGCGCTGCTTCTTGAGCTGTCGCTTTCTCTTTTTGAATCTGGTTGATTCGGTCTCCCAACGCGAAAGAAAACAGGAGCACTTGTACAACCATGGCAAATTCAAAGGATTGCTCCACTGCCGTCGACCGTTGGATGATGCCAAATTTACTCATCGCCAAGACTACCGTAGAGCTGTAGAGGAAGAGCCAAGCCAGAGTGTAATATCGGGCGGGTCCATATCCCGTTCTCATTTCGACCAGGCCTATGCCCATGCATGCAATGGAGATGAGTCCCCCAAAAACCGACGCGGCTCTTACGGTGATCGAATAGCTAAGAAAGAAGCTTGCGAAAAAGATTACCAATGAACCCATGGTTAGGAAGGCGAGAATTTTGTGCCCTGTGGGCGTGTTGGTTTTAGTCTTTAAGAACACATGCGTGAAGAGCCCCGCGGTAACAGCGAGGCCGGATATGCTTATCGGCATGATGCGCTGGTTTATGAATATGAGGTCGCTCCAAACGTAGAGGTATCCGAGCCCGTTGAGCGATAGGTAAAACAGAAGCATCATAGCAACCAGCCCCACATAGTGGAGGTAGTTTGAGTCGCGGATGGTGAAGAAAAGAAAGAGATTGTAGAAGAACATAATGACGAGCGTGCCGGCGACAAATGCTTTGGCCAAAGCTCTTGGTTCATCTTGCTCGTAAAACGTATCAGGGTCCCAAAGCTGCAGAGGGAGTTGCATCGCGCTTTGAGTATTAACGCGAATATACAAATCGATGGTCTCGGCGGGTTCTATTTCTAACGGGAATAAAAAGAGACGATGTTTGATGGGACGCTGGGCAAGCGGAGAGAGGTCACCGGTATGATAAGACTCACTGCTGATTCCATTACGAATCACATGGACATCGATCTGATCGAGTAGCGGGTATCCGATTTCAAGAAGCCATCGGGTTGGTATGCGAGGGTCTGCTTTGAGCTGCGTGTGAAACCAATAGGATGCATCGGTAAATCCAAAGTTTGGAACCTCGCCAAGTGGCGGAGCAAACTTCGAGTGGCCGCCATTGTTTAGAACTTCCTCAAGCTCCATCAAGCGTCCTTGGATGCGGAGATACGATAACTTGTCATCGAGTTGGTAGTGAGACTGCCCAGCCGCAATTTGAGTGATATCCTGCGCCTGACCTATAGACTGATAGGCCAAGCAGAGTAACACGATGATGCATCCTCGTTTGTACACGTTCGCTTCCCGGTTTCTTCGGTAAATGACAATTCCAAAATACGGCGAAGTGCTTTAACCCGAATCGTAATCTTCCCTCTTATTCTCCCAAATCAGACAGTTTGACTCAACTTTGGTGTGACTTGAAGTGGTACCAGGTGATCCTATTGACTCCCGGGCTGTGGTAAGGTTTTCGAAGATATGCAGAGCCTCGACTTAATAGCCTTCCAAGAGCAAGCGGAGGATTTTGACCGACTTGTGGAGCAAACGCCGGGTTTAGATGGCTTTTGTTCGTCTACGGATTGGGGATTACCGGCCAATGCGGCGCTCATGTCGGACCGAAGTTCTTGGTTATGGCGTAGTGATTCCGGCTATGTAGCTATGATGAAGGGTAAGCACCCTGACGGGTTTACCTATGTGCAACCTCTGGAAGCGATGTGGTTACTGGGCTCACCCTTTGCGGTGGCTCAGGAGGACCAGTTTCTCGACGATTTGTCTCGTCTATTTAGAAGGGAACAGGGTTGGGACGTGATGATGCTCGCCGGCATCGACTCGGAGGCTCCATGGGTGAGAAGGCTACTGGGCCAGCTGGCCGCAGACTTTAAGGTTTACCAGGGTCCTCAAACCGTGCGCATTGGTGCCAGTCTAAGCGGCGGATTGGAAGGCTTTCTTGGGCGCCGCACCCGCTACTTCAGGCGAAATTTAAAGCGCAATATTCGCCGGTGTGGGGAGCAAGAAATCGAGTTTGAGAAGATACCTCTTGATTCGCCAGAGCAGGTGGCGGCAGCTTTTGAGCGGGTCATGGCTGTTGAAAATCATAGCTGGAAAGGTCTTGCCGGGACGGGCGTGAATGAAGGCGCCATGAGAGACTTCTATAGGTTGATGTTACCAAGGCTGGCACGCCGCGGGGCGGCTCGTTTAATCATGGCAAGCCAAGAGGGAGAGGATGTGGGCTTTATATTCGGTGGGATCCGACGTGATACTTACCGAGGCCTGCAGTTTAGCTTTAAAGACGACTTGCGGCCGATTGGCTTGGGAAATGTTCTTCAATATGAAGCACTTAAGGTATTGGTAGATGAGGGCATCGAAGTCTACGATCTTGGCAGTGATATTGACTACAAGCGCCTTTGGGGCAGGCCGTATCTCACGACCACTATGTTCAATCTGCTCAGGTTCTGAATAAAATTCAGATTAGGGCTTTAGATGTGTTGACTTCGGAACAATATTCGGAGATATCTCTGTTCATACCGGAGGTGTCGCGATGTTGAGCGCCAAAATTCAGACCATGGAAACCCTTGCCTGCAGCTTTTTAGACGGTTGTATGAGCATGTGTTGCCCCGGTGGCCATTAATCCAGCTTGCTTGCCTTAAGCAGGACCCACCGGGGAATCGCAAAAACTCAAATTTTCGATGATTGAACAGGGCGTGATGAAAAGCCCAATGGATAGGAGCGTGTGATGACTAAAATCACCGTACAAAAATTTGGTAGCTCTGTGCTGCCGAGCCGTCACGATTTAGGAAGAGCTGTTGATGAAATTTATGCCTCGGTTCGCCAAGGGCGCAAAGTCGTTGCGGTGGTTTCTGCTTTCGGAGACACAACGGATTTACTTTTAGAGCAAGCCCACGCATTTTCGGCTGAACCGGATATGTTGGGATTGGCAAGCTTGGTTGCTACGGGTGAAGCCACGGCTGCAAGTTTTCTGGTTCTTGCTCTAGATAGAGCAGGTGTGTCGGCTGAATTGTTTGATGCATCCCGTGCGGGTCTTCTCACCGAGGGCGAGCCGTTGAACTCAACGCCAATTTCCCTCGACACGGCAAAATTTGAAGAAGCTTTTCAGGACTCTCCTGTGATCGTAATGCCAGGTTTTGTTGGTCGTAATGCGCGAGGTTCTCAAACTTTATTGGGCCGTGGGGGTTCAGACCTGACGGCATTGTTTGTAGCGGACCAGCTCCAAGCAGAGTGCACGCTCTTTAAAGATGTCGACGGTTACTATGACCGGGATCCGAATACGGAAGGGGCAAAGGCTAAGCGCTTTGACACTCTTTCTTGGGAGAGCGCGCTGACCATTGGGGGCGGTGTGGTTCAAGAAAAAGCCATTCATTTTTCTAGCGAACGTCACCTTGAGTTTTCAGTTCGTGCTCCTGGCCAAGAGGGGCAGACATCCGTCGGGTCTTTTAGAGACGTTTTGTCTGGGCAGCGCAACACGCTCCTACGCCAGCGGGTCGTTTTACTGGGCTGTGGAACCGTGGGGCTGGGAGTTTTGAAGCGGCTGCGTGAGTTGCCGAAGAAATTCGATGTCGTGGCGATAGCTGTGAGTGATCTATCAAAACCAAGAGACAACGATATTCCGAGAAGCATTCTTTACGAGGATGCACACGCGGCACTCGCCGTTGAGCACGATATTACCATTGAAGTCATGGGCGGTTTTGAGTTGCCACTTGAGCTGATTGAGCAAAGCCTTCAGGCAGATCGCCATGTTGTGACAGCCAATAAAGAAGTCATCGCTCAGCACGGTACCAGGTTAGAAGCTCTCGCCACTGCGCAGGGTAAGAAGCTTCTCTATGCAGCCGCGGTTGGCGGGGCAACGCCTTGCATCGAAGCAGCTGTGCGGCTTTCGAAAGAGCATAAGTTGGAGGCTGCTGTTGGAGTTTTAAACGGAACGACAAACTATGTACTTGATGAGATGGCGGCGGGGCAAAGCTACCCGGCAGCGGTTCTGGCTGCGCAACAAGCAGGCTTCGCAGAGGCAGATCCAACAAGTGACCTCAATGGTGCGGATGTAGCCCGTAAGCTATCTATTTTGGTTCGGCGAGGCTTCGGTGTTTATTTAGCCCCCGAGGACATTCGCTCTGAGGGCATCGAAAACATCGGTGAGAGCGATGTCGCCCGTGCGACCAGCCGAGGTGAGGTGATTCGCTTGGTGGCAGAATGTCGACGGTCCCCAACCGGTGTAGATGCTTGGATTTCCCCTCGCTATCTGCCTGAACATCATGCCTTGGCGAAGGTGAAGGCAGAGAGCAATGCTCTGACATTCTACGGAGAAGATGGGGCCATTGAGACCGTTCGTGGCAAGGGTGCTGGCCGATTCCCAACCGCGCAGGCCGTGGTGGGTGACTTGTGGGAACTTTTATTTGCCCTGGAAGCGCAAAAGTCGCAGGACAGTGGTCATGCCAGTATTCATTATCTGGCTCCCTCACAGCACAACGCTTGCGCATAGTGAGTTTGACCTGATAGCCGGTAGGAATGAAGACCTTCACTGCAGGCACGCAGCTTCGCCTTGAGCATGGGCTGATTACCAGTATTCGAGATGCCAATGATTTCATTTGGTTAGAAGCCCAGAGCGCTGACGGTAAGCTTAGCGAAGCACATTTTCATTTGCCAGATGGCACTCAAGCTACACTTCGCACTGAGTTCGGGGTTGATGATGTACTTGGTCAGGTCGACGCTTTCTTTCTACCGGGAGCCGCTGAACCCTGTGCGTTTGTGCAGGCCATCGATTGGCAAGAGCCAAGCTATATACCGGCGGTGGATAAACCCAGTCGCTTACCGGCTGGCCTGGGCGCCGCCGTTCTCAATTATTTAAGCCTTCACGCGTATCTTAAAGAAACGGGGCCGTTGCGTTATCGAGGGCCTTATGCCACCGGAAAGTTATTCGACAGTCTTCACCGAAGTTTTAATCTCGGTGATCAGGAACCCTTGGACGCTTGGAGAAGATTCAACGAAGGTGTTGAGAACACCGCTCTTCAATCGACATTTGTCTCGCCCGAAGTAGACTTTTTCCCCGAGCCCTTTGAGTGGGTAAGACACTCGAACCATGTTGTTGCTGAAGTGCGCACCCACCTGGTCCGGTTGATGATAGATGGCCGGGCCTATGACCGCGACGACAATGCAACCCGCCAACTGATTGCGACCGAATCCGGGTTTGAGGCGGCTATTGTTTTAGGTGGCAAAATTTGGTCGCAGCGCCTTGAGCTTGATAGCCAAGGTTGTCCTCTCGCGGCTTTGAAGACCGTGGCTCCTTTGGAATCGCCGTTGGTTGGACGTGCTCTGGATGAGCCTCTACGTAAGGTTTTGGCGGCAGCTTTGGTGCGCCGTGCTCCGGTGGTTCTACAAGAAGCAATGGGACTCGTTCTCTTACGCGCGCCACTGGTCTGGGGCGATGCCGGTGATGACGCTTGCGATATCGTTGGTGGCAGCCTTGTTTTACATGCTGGGATGGCCAGCGGTCTAGCGAAGCAACCTCCCGAGCAGGTGCTTCAAGCGCTGGCCTATGCTTTGGAGCCCGTGGCTACCCGCCTAGCTAAGCAAGTTTTAGAGAGACAAGAGAGCCGAGACGTGCTTGGAGATGAAGAGCGCTCTTAACCGTTTGTTGATGTTTATGAGGACGTGTTGCCATGAGAGTTTTTTGGCCTTGGATTTATATATATATGGCCTTTAAGACCTGTGTAGCAGGTCCAATCATCGCCTTCTGGATGGGCCGCGGAGAGCGCCTCAAAGCTCACAGCTATGTTCGATTCTGGTGTGAGGCACTTTTTAATGTGAGCCGGGTAACGTACCGGGTATTCGGCACCGAAAATCTTCCTAAAAAACAGGGTTATATTCTCATGGCCAATCATGAGAGTAACTATGATGGTCCTGCCATTATTGTGGGCCTACCGGCTCCAGCCTATTTTGTGATCAAAAAGGAACTGTCCAAGATACCCGTATGGGGTTGGACGGCTAGGCAAGCCGGTTTCATCGTCGTGGATAGGCAGCAATCGAATGTGGCTAGAAAAGCATTAAGCGATGCCAGTGTTCGGGTTATGAATGGCAGCAACGTCATCATCTTTCCTGAGGGCACCCGAGGCGATGGTGCTAGCCTGCAGCCATTGAAACGAGGTGGCTTCCATCTGGCGGTCGAGGCTCAAGCTGAGATTGTACCAGTCTATATTGGTGGTAGCGCCAAAGTACTGCCTCGGCTACAATTGGCTCCAACACCGGGCGTTATCGATGTGCATTTTGGCGAACCTATTTCTACAATAGGCAAAACCTCAGATGAAATCGGAGAGCTGATTGAGACCTTTCGGGACCAATTAGATTCTCTGCAGACAGGAAGCAGAGTTTGAGATTCATTTGGGTCTTGTGTTTATTTGGACCGCTATTTATTCAAGGCTGTGCAAAGTCGACAACTGAGGGCCAGCGCAGTCTACTCGGGGACATTCAACCGACCCTGCTCAGTGAGAATAATTCATCTAGGCTTTCTTTATTTTATCGTTATACACCCCTGAATCTAAATAGTTTAGAACAAGTCCGAGCAGGCTCAGTTCCTTGGGAAAATGTCTCGGGGCTTGTTGATGGTCACTCGACCGGGCCGAAGTCTGGTAACCACTGGTACGCAATCAAGGTGCGGGGTGAAGATAGCCGAGACTTAGGTTGGTTTTTAGCATTCGATTCCAGTTGGTGGAAGAATGTTGAGGCATGGGTGATTAATACCGATAGACAAGGTGTTGAGCAGGTGGAGCCCTTGGCTTTGATGAAGGCCTTTGGCGTTCGTTACCATTTGATGACCCCGGCCGATTCTACCGCAACAATTTTGGTCCGCTACCGCGTCAGTGGTCGAAGCCTGAATAGGGCTAACTATTTTTTAGGAAATGGCCAAACCGTTTTCGCCGAGAAACCTCCGGCTCTATTGGGGGCCATGTTGGGGCTTTGTCTCTTCATACTCGTATACAATTTAGGATATTTCATTCTGGTTCGGGAAGTGAGCTATTTCTATTTTGGCTCTACCGTCCTCGGGCTTGGAGGTGCTCTTTGTGGAGACCTTGGTGCGTGGAGCTTTTTCGGGTTTCCTCAATTAACGGCGATGGGTCCACTGGGCTGGATGGCCTTTTTTATGCTGCCCGGCGGATTGATGGTGGGGCGAATCGGTTCGGTTGGTGATTACCCTGTCAAGTTACACCGCAGTTTGGATGGGCTACTTGTCGCCGTAGTGGTCATCTACCTGGGGTGGATGGTGTCGCCGTGGGATTTTTTCTTTCTACTGCTAAACGTTCTCTATCTTTCGATCGTTGTGAACGCACTTGCGATTTCGTATGATGGTTGGAGGCGAGGTGAGCGGTTTATGGGGACCTTCTTTTTTTCGCTCACCCCTGTTTGTTTTGCCCTTGTTTACACCCCTCTCGTGAGGTCCGGGATCATCTCGAATCTCTTTGCAACCGATTACATTTACTTTGCTGGAACAATCTTTTTCCTGGTTCTGATTTGCTCTCTGCTTCCTCTGCGGTTTCAACAAGAGGTTATTTCACGAGATCTACTTGGTCAGTCTTTATTGGAAAAAGAAAAAAGGCTTTCTGAGATTGATGGCGAGGTGCGGGATATTGGTGAAGTATTGGATGCCTTGCGGGTTGAAGATGAATCAATTCGGACCAGTTTAACAAACACGCAGAAGTCCCGTATCGATACAGAGAAAAAGTTGCGGGACTCACACCAACAACTTCGTCATTTGGAGTATCACGTCAGTTTGGGCCGTCTTGTTGCGGGCGTGGCGCACGATATAGCCAACCCGGCGACCCATATCAGCAGTTGTGCACAAAATTTTGATTCACTCATTCACAAATTAAAAGAGGGTGATGACAATTCTTGGAATCATCTAAAGGGTTTCAGCCGTCTTGAGGAGTCTTGTGCTGGTTTGAGTGCACAAAGCGCCTACATTGTCCGAGTTAACCAAGCTCTCGCTCGATATGGACGCATTGATGATTCGGTCTCCTCCAAAGTTGATCTCTCAGGTGTTGTCGACCAAGTACTCTGCGTCATTGCCAGTCGAGTTCAGTTGCATGATGTTGAATGTCGATTTGAGAATGCGCCTTTTGTGACCGCAAAACCTGGGCAGATGTCCCAGATGCTCGCCAACCTGATTCTGAATGCTGCTGATGCAATTGTTTCACAGAGCGAAAAAGGTCGTATTTTGATATCGGCGGAGCCAGCTCCGCATGAAGAAGGCACCGGTGTCTATTTGACGATTGAGGATTCTGGGCCGGGCATACCTGGTATCATTCGCAGAGCCGGATTTCGCCCATTTGTGACAACCCGCGACCCGGCTCGGTGGCTGGGTATTGGTCTTTCGATCGTGAAGCGCATTATCGATGAACATGGCGGGGACTTATCATTTCCACCTGCTCGAGAGCTTTCTGGTGGGGCCGTACGTGTTTGGTTACCGCTGAGGCGAACTCATGAATCTTAACAAGACCAGAGCGCTCTTGCTGATCGGATGGCTGTGCCTTTTAACGTTGCCGGTTCATGCGCAATCTGAAGAGAAAGGCTGGCAGTACCTTCCGACAGAAAATCAAGACTTTGCCTCTCTGGATAGCGTGTTACAGGTCTGGGAAGAGCGAGAGTCGTTAAGTGTTTTTCAGGCGGTCGAGAAGTATATCGCAGGAGAATTTAATTTTATGAGTGGCCACTATCTTGACCACAATCAAAACGGGAATCCTTTATGGGTCGTGGTGCCTATTCGTATTCTAAAGAGCAACCAAAGTGACTGGGCATTATCGATTGTTGGTCAGTCTCCGCTCGACCTGAAGATGTGGCTTCTAGATGGAAAATTAAATATTATTGAGCGGTATCATACAGGCTCGGCACACCCTTATAATACCCGTCCCTTAGACGAACGAGTTTTTGCGATGCCGTTATCGCTTCGTGCTCAGGGCGAATTGTATGTTGTTTTTAGAATGACATTACCGGGCTCAAGTTTGATAAGTTTCGATATCTCTAGGATTGACGAGTTACTGGAAGGCTCGGCAAAGGATGCATTGATTAGGTCTATCTATGTGGGCCTAGGCGTCATTATGATGTTTTACGCCCTTTTTGTTTCCGTACTGATGCGGCGAAAAGAGTATTTTGTTTACGCACTCTATGTTGCCTGTATCATCATTGCCCCACTTGGAGACTCTGAACTTTTACACCGATATCTCTGGCCTTCTAGTGGAGATTTAAATGTACGTCTCCCGTTTGTAGCGAGTCTGCTCGGGGGCTTTTTTGCCTCTCTTTTTATTGCGCAGCTTTTTGAACTCAAAAAGCAATCTGCTCGGCTTTGGCGACTATTTAAGTTGAGTATGGTGATAGCTCTGACCGCAGCCTGTTTGGCGCTTTTTATTGATTATAAATCAGTGGTTCTGCTCTCCATGTCTTGGGGAGTTTTGATTGGCTTATTGTTGGTGTCTGTGTGTTTCGAGCGAGCACTACGTGGCTCAAGATTGGCGAGGCTCTTGTCCTTGGGTTGGCTCTCGCATTTGTTGGGAATCGGGATCTTCGTTGCTCATTCACGTGGGGCATTTTCAGATTCAGTGTGGTTAGATTATACCTTTTTGATTGGCTCATCACTTGAGATGGTCTTTTTCTCGTTGGCGATTCCGATGGGTTTGGGCGTGGTGATTCGAGACAAGGGTGAGATGTTAGCGGAACTCTCGTTTATATCAAGTCGGTACGAAGAGGCGTCAAAGTCAGTGACCAATGCGGAAGTCGAAATTAAGTCTTTGAGTGAGCTTTTAGAGCAAGAACACTACGATTTACAACGGCTAACTGGCGGGTATGAACGTGCCTTAATCAGCCTGGGTAAAGCTGAGCAGAAGCTTGCCCAGGCAGAGAAACTGGCTTCATTGGGCCAGTTGATTGTCGGTGTTTCTGACGATTTGGGGACCAAGGCAGGAGATGTTTTACTGGCGGCTAAAGAGCTGTCAGAAGCGATAGAGGATGTGGCGCTCTCGGGGCATGAAACCCTGGATCCCGAACACCCACGAACGCTGCAATTGAATCGTACAGTCGAGTCCATGAGACGCATGCTAGTCTTTTTGGAAAAAGGGGCGCATGCGATTCAACGCATGAACCAAGCCTTGTCGCATTATGCCGGCG
This Deltaproteobacteria bacterium DNA region includes the following protein-coding sequences:
- a CDS encoding sensor histidine kinase, which produces MYKRGCIIVLLCLAYQSIGQAQDITQIAAGQSHYQLDDKLSYLRIQGRLMELEEVLNNGGHSKFAPPLGEVPNFGFTDASYWFHTQLKADPRIPTRWLLEIGYPLLDQIDVHVIRNGISSESYHTGDLSPLAQRPIKHRLFLFPLEIEPAETIDLYIRVNTQSAMQLPLQLWDPDTFYEQDEPRALAKAFVAGTLVIMFFYNLFLFFTIRDSNYLHYVGLVAMMLLFYLSLNGLGYLYVWSDLIFINQRIMPISISGLAVTAGLFTHVFLKTKTNTPTGHKILAFLTMGSLVIFFASFFLSYSITVRAASVFGGLISIACMGIGLVEMRTGYGPARYYTLAWLFLYSSTVVLAMSKFGIIQRSTAVEQSFEFAMVVQVLLFSFALGDRINQIQKEKATAQEAALQQYEKYSEAMKRNEVLRDENLRLQSTDSQSVDLLEMEREAFKSNPEIRNKQILKERKADLGTLIAGMLHDINNPLNQILTSHESLFSEISALETALLANMAEDNASEAALKKLQKSFKHMRNMLEYIELAGRRIDSLNKGFITYSKINTDPVTNVNLDELVHITRHVVNSRIKPFQVDFDIGKLPKLTVCPSEVCFILSILLTNAADALEAVKAEHKDRRAFFDGKISVKARTDSHKEVAGIIISVEDNGGGMSAAEWDRFLEPFMTSRSEANSGLGLTICKSLVQKNRGQMWLADAPLLGGARIEIFFPAS
- a CDS encoding GNAT family N-acetyltransferase, whose amino-acid sequence is MQSLDLIAFQEQAEDFDRLVEQTPGLDGFCSSTDWGLPANAALMSDRSSWLWRSDSGYVAMMKGKHPDGFTYVQPLEAMWLLGSPFAVAQEDQFLDDLSRLFRREQGWDVMMLAGIDSEAPWVRRLLGQLAADFKVYQGPQTVRIGASLSGGLEGFLGRRTRYFRRNLKRNIRRCGEQEIEFEKIPLDSPEQVAAAFERVMAVENHSWKGLAGTGVNEGAMRDFYRLMLPRLARRGAARLIMASQEGEDVGFIFGGIRRDTYRGLQFSFKDDLRPIGLGNVLQYEALKVLVDEGIEVYDLGSDIDYKRLWGRPYLTTTMFNLLRF
- a CDS encoding homoserine dehydrogenase, producing the protein MTKITVQKFGSSVLPSRHDLGRAVDEIYASVRQGRKVVAVVSAFGDTTDLLLEQAHAFSAEPDMLGLASLVATGEATAASFLVLALDRAGVSAELFDASRAGLLTEGEPLNSTPISLDTAKFEEAFQDSPVIVMPGFVGRNARGSQTLLGRGGSDLTALFVADQLQAECTLFKDVDGYYDRDPNTEGAKAKRFDTLSWESALTIGGGVVQEKAIHFSSERHLEFSVRAPGQEGQTSVGSFRDVLSGQRNTLLRQRVVLLGCGTVGLGVLKRLRELPKKFDVVAIAVSDLSKPRDNDIPRSILYEDAHAALAVEHDITIEVMGGFELPLELIEQSLQADRHVVTANKEVIAQHGTRLEALATAQGKKLLYAAAVGGATPCIEAAVRLSKEHKLEAAVGVLNGTTNYVLDEMAAGQSYPAAVLAAQQAGFAEADPTSDLNGADVARKLSILVRRGFGVYLAPEDIRSEGIENIGESDVARATSRGEVIRLVAECRRSPTGVDAWISPRYLPEHHALAKVKAESNALTFYGEDGAIETVRGKGAGRFPTAQAVVGDLWELLFALEAQKSQDSGHASIHYLAPSQHNACA
- a CDS encoding 1-acyl-sn-glycerol-3-phosphate acyltransferase, encoding MAFKTCVAGPIIAFWMGRGERLKAHSYVRFWCEALFNVSRVTYRVFGTENLPKKQGYILMANHESNYDGPAIIVGLPAPAYFVIKKELSKIPVWGWTARQAGFIVVDRQQSNVARKALSDASVRVMNGSNVIIFPEGTRGDGASLQPLKRGGFHLAVEAQAEIVPVYIGGSAKVLPRLQLAPTPGVIDVHFGEPISTIGKTSDEIGELIETFRDQLDSLQTGSRV